In the Diceros bicornis minor isolate mBicDic1 chromosome X, mDicBic1.mat.cur, whole genome shotgun sequence genome, gAAAGTGTGAGGACTCCAGctttggtttcatttttctttttttttttttttgtgaggaagatcagccctgagctaacatccatgctcatcctcctctttttgctgaggaagaccagctctgagctaacatctattgccaatcctcctcctttttttttccccaaagccccacaaatagttgtacgtcatagttgcacatccttctagttgctgtatgtgggacgcggcctcagcatggccggagaagtggtgattcggtgcgcgccgggatccgaaaccaggccgccagtagcagagcgcccgcacttaaccactgagccacggggctggccctggtttcatttttcaagattgttttggctattctgagtttgTTGCAattccatgtgttatttagaataagcttgtcagtttctacaaagaAGTCAGCTGGGATGCTAGTAGAggttgtgttgaatctgtaggtcaGTTTGGAGAGTATTGCcatgttaacaatattaaattttgTGATGCATGCACATGGGatgcttttccatttatttagatcttctttcacttctttcaacagtattttgtagttttctgggTGCAAGATTTACACTGCTTTTattaaatttgttcctaaatattttattctttttaatgttattgtcaattgaattgttttcctaattttattttcagattgttcattgaaaatatatataattattattgatttttgtgtattgatcttgtatcctgtaaccttactgaactcatttattagtttgaattgttttttagtagattccttaggattttctatatataagatcatgtcatctgaaaaaagGGATAGTTTTACTTCTCATGTTCTAATCtagataacttttatttctttttcttccctaattgccttggctagaacctccagtacaatgttgaatacaaGTGGCGAGactagacatccttgtcttgttctggaTCTCACAGGAAATGTATTTAGCCTTCTGCCATTATTTATAATGTTAGTTTTGGGTCTTTCATAGATTCCTTTTATCAGGATGAGAATGTTCCCTTCTACTCCTAgattattgagtgtttttatcaggaAACTGTGGTGAATTTCGTCAAATGGTTTttgtgtgtctattgagatgatcctatgGTTTTTACTTTTCATTCTATTGTAATGGTATATTACCATaacttttgaatgttaaaccaaccttgcattcctgagataaatacCACTTGGTCCTGGTGTATAATTCatattatatattgctgaatttgatttgttagtgttttgttgaagatttttgcatctattttcatcacagatattggtctgtagttttcttgttctgtctttatctggttttgttatcaggctAATAATGGCCTCATAGATTGAGTAGGGaagtctttcttccttttctattttttggaagtgtttgtgaagaattgctattttttcttttgttgcttgtactttgtatgtcatatttaagaaactgtTGCCTAATCCGAGATCATGGAGATTTACACCTCTGCTTCCTTCTAAGAGTTCTATggatttagctcttacatttaggtcattgatccattttgaattaatttttgtatatgatgtgaggaaTGGAACCaacatcattcttttgcatgtgcatatccagttgtcccagcaccatttgttaaggATACCATtccttccccattgaattgtcttggcacctttATCAAAAGTCAATTCACCAtaaatgtaaaagtttatttctggactctcaattctattccattgatatatCTTTCTTTCCTCATGCCAGTAAAGTGAGTTGGAAAGTACTccattctcttctattttcagGAAGAGATTATGTAGAatttgtgttaattcttctttaaatgtttggtagaattcaccagtgaagccatctggacctgagcttttctttgtgagaagttttttgattactaattcagtctctttacttgttataggtctattcagattttctatttcttcttgactcaatTTTGGGTAGtttgtgtatttctaggaatttatacatttcatttatctaatttatttccatacagttgttcatagtattcctttatgatctttttatttctgtgaggtTAGTAGTAATGCCTCCCTTTTCATTTCCGATTGTAgtaatttgagttttctctcttcttttcgtGGTCAACCTAGCtgaaggtttgtcagttttattaatttttttaaaagaaacaaccttgatttcattgattttctgtattgttttactattctccatttcattaaattgcactctaatctttattatttctttcattccaGTTGTCTtaagtttagtttgctcttctttttcttgtattttaagGTACAAAGTTAGGTTattaatttgagatttttcttctttttttaatataggcattcatagctataaatttccctctaagcactggtTTAGGTACATccctaagttttggtatgttgtgtgttcattttcatttatctcaaaatatttctaatttcccgtttgatttcttctttgactgatTGGTTTTTtaggagtatgttgtttaatttccatatatttgtgaagtTCCCAAGTTGctctctgttatttatttctaatttcattccattttggTGGGAGAGTACACTTTGTAATGgtggatatttttaaatttttgaacatttttttatgGTGTAGCATCTCTATTGTCCTGGAAaattttccatgtgcatttgagaataatgtctattctgctgttgttgggtggagtgttctataaatgtctgtGACGTTTAGTTggtttatagtatattttaagtCTTCTATTGTTGATCTTCTGCCTAGATTTTCTAGCCAATAGTGCAAggaggtattgaagtctccaactactatTGTTCAGTTGTctgtttcttttactatttctgtcagtttttgcttcatgtattttggtacTCTGTTATTAAGTGCCTGTATGGctataattgttatatattcctgatggattgatccttttatcattataaaatgatcctttttatctctagtaactttttttgttttaatgtctattttgtctgatattagtatagtcaCTGTGGCTGTCTTGTGGTTGCTATTTGCATGATATATCATTTTgcatccctttactttcaatctatttgcatctttgaatttaaAGTGTGTCtcctatagacagcatatagttggattttttttatccagtctgacaatctctgccttttgattgagTTATTTAATCCATGCACAATTAATCCATTTTTGATATGCTTTGGATTTACATttgccattttactttctgttttatatatgtctcatatcttttttgttcctctatcCCTCATTTATTGCTTTCTTTTACACTAAGTATTTTTACTGTAACATTTTACTTACTTTAATGAATTTTCACCATCTTTTTTAGTTATTtccttagtggttgctctaggggtTAGCATGTGTATCTTAACGTATCATCATGAGCTTCAGATTTATACTAGCTTAATGCCAGTGAGATACTGACTTATTTCTCCTATATAGCTCTATTCcccttccccccttttttttggtATTGCTATCATACAGATTAAATCAAAAATGTTACAAACTCAACAATACATTGTTATAGctattactttatataatttaagACTTTTAAAGGacttgaaagaagaaaggaaaacaagtaCATGTTATAGCTTTTGTTATATTAACATTATTTATCACTTctggttttcttcatttttcctgtgGATTCAAGTTACTAACTGCAGTCATTTCTTTATCCCAATACAACTTTGCTCCCACCCACCTCATTTGTGCTGTTATTGGCAAAtgtattacatttctatatgtgaTATGCCCAAGAATGCACTGTATACATATTGTTGAATGTGattgctttaaaatcttttaagagaagaaagaaacagaaatttttatatatactatCTTTCATAATTACATACTTATCCTTACTTGTGCCCTTTGTTTTTTCATGTGGATTTGAATTACCATTTGGAATTACTTTCAGACTGAGGAacctcctttagtatttcttgttaGGCAAGTCTGCTACCaataaattctctcagtttttatcagaaaagttatttcatattcatttttgaaagatagcttttctggatataagattcttggtttacagttttcatttttctttgagcactttgaaTCTGTTATCCCACTGTCTTCTAGCCTTCATTGTTTCTAATGAGAACTCAGCTTTTAATCTTACTGGAGCTCCTTTATTAGTgaaaagtcatttttctcttgctgtctttcaaggtttttctttttatttagctTTTAGGATTTTTACTGTGATATGTCTGTTTGTagatctctttgtgtttatcctacttggaattCATTGAGCTTCCTAGGGGTGTAGATTAgtgtttttttaatacatttggGGAGTTTGgtaccattatttcttcatattttttctgctcctttctctcactCCTCTCCTTCTGATGTTCTCATTATATATCTGTTGGTGCACTTAATGGTGCCCCACTCTTCTCTGAGGCTccattcattttccttcattcttttttctctctgttcttctgaTAGCATAatctctattgatctatcttcaagtttactaatTCTTCTGACAGTTCAGATCTACTCTTGAGccattctagtgaatttttccttccagttattatacttttcaactctagaatttccatttgattcttttttataatttctatttatttatattttctatttgatgTGATATTGTCATCATAATTTACTTCTTTaatcatggtttcctttagttcttggaACATATTCATAATGGCTACTTTGAAGTCTTTGTTAAATTCGATATCTAGTCACTCTCATAGGCAGATTCTGTTGCCTGCTCTTTTTATTCCAGTGTATACTTTCTTGTCCACATGCATGTCTCATCATTTTTTGTTAGAAACTGGacgttttaaataatatattatagcAACTCTGTGtccttctccccactccccagggcttgttattgttatttatttggtgaatagctggattattttagtgaaGTCTAGCCCACTCTGCAATGTTAAGCATTTGATGTTACCCCTCACAGCACACAGTCACCCTGGAATGACAGTAGTTTTTGCAGGGCtttctttgtctgtctctttCCCTGACCAGACCCACCTATTAATTGCCAGTGAattgctctattgttttcaaCTCTGCCCTGCAGCATAAATTGCTCTGCAGACTAATCCAGTCAAATTCAGACATTTTTGATGGGCTAGTTTCTGAGGTCATTTTTTGAGATTTGTTCTGAGCCCAGGCTCCTCCCAGCTGTCTCTTTTCCCAGTTCTCTTCTGCAAACTAGTCAGCCTACAGTTTAGCCTGTATATTCAATAAATTGATCAAACTCTTTCCAATTGcctttgtaggggaggaagagatttCCTCTACTCagtctaggtccttctggctgggctacaaattaaattgacatgagacagaataacaggagaaaatcaagcaaagctttgtaacatgtatacatgagagagacccaggaaaaactggataactcgccaaaatggcagaggctctcatcttaaatatcatcttcagctaaagacaaaggaggatgttgggtgtggggggagtcagttatgggagattaccagaaaagcacagtaaacacgaataaggttattatgcagatttaagtcctcgccttccacattgataagagtttctagagataaggtcatccccccttcttcctggtacagagagggagatacctttacaaatggagatttcccttacaaatgttaATGTCTCTTACAAAGTATAACTTcaacttttacttggttttcagagctttgataagaatgcgCTCAGCAGGACCCTCCTAGTCTAgcgatacccagagttatctatgatgatggcctgtcctggagacaggccttctatcttaaatttcttttaggcagttagttggggggaggtcaaagtttctttcagagtcttttgttcttgagaATAATCAAGGCaaggagacatattttgaggtggccaattctgatcccccacaccttTTGTTACAACCTCCGCTCTTTTTGAGAGTACCCTTAGGCTTGAACTTCTCCACTCTCTGTTGCAAATGAAGTTGGTTTCTTTGCGAAGACATTAGGAGCTATCTGTTTTAAGGTGTGCTTCTCTTCCCAGGCCAAATCTCTAGCACATTTCTCTGGAGATGGAGATGGGAACAATGGTGTGCTTATCTATGGGTGACATTGCCACTTTAGGACCTGAGCACTAGGTCTGAGCCTCAGGCCTCCTTGGCTTGCCTCTCCAGACATGGACCACTGACTTACAATCACAATTGCCTTAAAAAACCACAGTTGCCTTACAAGGGCAATCAGGGCCCTAGTATTCTCAGCAATACTACACCCAAGGTAGATCCTCCACACACCAGTGGAAACTGGGTAGATAAAAGgagcccccacccctcagccacaATTGCCTGGAATTTAGACTCGACAATAGGTAGCTGAGAGTAGGATGAGAAATGCTGAGGTCCTGCCCCTCCCAGAAAGATATACCTCTGAAAGGAAACTGGGGGCAGAGGGTGTCCCAGGCCTTTGGCTACACCAATTTAGAGTGGAGCTGGGAGGGGGACTAAAGAGAACAGTTCTGGTTTAAATACTTAAGATTCTCACTGTTCTCTTTGAATTTtagcagattttaaaagatagGTGTTTCCTAATTTGTTGTATGCCCTTAGGACCTCTTTGagagactttaaaatttttttatttttaataattttcacaAATTTCATTGGGAAGTAGGTCTGCAGAGCTTTTCATGGTATCATTCTGGAAGTCTATCTCCCTCCCTACATTTAGATTATAAATCAACATTTTACACCTAGGCCTTTGCTACTCTCTGCTTACTTCAAGTTTCAGTTTGTTCCCACCTTTACCTAATGGCAGCTTTCCTTTGATATTTGACCACCAGTTTTATTTGACCTGTGCCATGTTACCCTTTCATCCCACTCTTGGCTTTGATATCCCAACAAAAACCATATAATGAAtttaaacagaattttatttgaaatgcatttttgtttcttaatcTTAAAAAGATCTCTTttccatgaaaatataaaataaggtaTTTTAGTCCACTTCCTATGTTTTGatacaatgtttttaaatttaaatttctgtcAAATTGACttgctaattttattttaataatgctaATATTTAAACATCATTCTGCATTTTGATCTCAAATCAGCAATTTTCAACCCACACTTGACTGTAGACCAGTATACTTTGCCAGAGCCGAGGAAGGCAAGGATGGAGTGTGGAAGGAAAGAGGATGCAAGCCACAGCAGCTCTTACTGAGGAGAGGGGTGGTAGGACACAGGGGGCCAGGGAGGGTGGATGTTTCTCCCGGTTGTCCTTAGATTGACAGTGAGGAATACTGTTTGATAGTTATTTGGGTTAATTTCAAGAGAATCCACTTCTAGACTTCAGCTAAAGCAAACATGAAGACTGCTTTTGCTGGTTGCCAACCCAgtcaatttccattttaatttgaaaatctcAACTGAAATTATTCCAGTAAACAATTTCATAACTCCGACTTTTACCTCTCTCTCTTCACTTGGTACTCAATAGCagcatttctcagttttaatatgCCAAAACCTTATGAAGATTTGCGTCATATTTTGGCTCTAACCTAAATAAATCTATTATCAAAATAGATACAGAAGTAATTTCGTGCATTGATTTCAGCACAGAATTGATTCATTCCCCTTCCATAGATTAGAGGAGAATAGCTTTGGATTGAGCACTAAGGGgtgttctctcatttttcttttgttcttatctttaaaaaaaagactctTGTAAGATATTCCAGGTGAAGTAATAGTAATTGAGGAGGAAGTAGATATTAAGTGGCCATAGGTCCAAGATATCAGCCTGAACTCTGGAAAAACCAAAACCAGAAACCAAATGATTCCAACTATTATGCTTCTCATCTTTCTTATGGCCAGGATATCCAATACCAAAGCTTGACATGAGCTTTCCATTGGAGCATAGAGAAGAGGCATGGGTGAAGGAACTACAAGATtccaaagaaattaaacaattacTTGATTCCAAGATAGGTAAGTAATTGTTTATTGACactagagaagaaagaaaagaaaaattcaacctGAATCAGGGTAAAGAGTTTTGGATTCTACTTAGGAATTTCTGTATTCCCACTAGTGGTTTAATATAAGTCTTCATTTTCCctcatgttcttttctctgtgggACACAGTGACAGCTGcagtttctgtttcttctctcagGTTTTGAGATCGGgatagaaaatgaagaagatacttcaaaacagaaaaaactgGAGGATATGTATCCATTTTGTGTTACTTTAGAGGGGAATGCTCTCCATGGTCCCATTTTGCAAAAAGACTATGTACAGTTAGAAAATCAGTGGGAAAACCCCCCAGAGGATTTACAGACAGATTTAACAAAACTGGTAGATCATCAGAACCCCTCTGCAGGAGAGAAACCTGAGAGCTCCAATTTGGAAGAACCTCTCAACCCTAGACCGCATAAGAAAAAGAGTCCAGGAGACAAACCTCACCGATGTTCTCAGTGTGGAAAATGTTTTGCTCGGAAGTCACAACTTACAGGACACCAGAGAATTCATTCAGGAGAGGAACCTCATAAATGCCCTGAATGTGGAAAAAGATTTCTTCGTAGTTCAGACCTTTATAGACACCAACGACTTCATACAGGGGAGAGACCCTATGAATGCACTGTGTGTAAAAAGCGATTCACTCGGCGGTCACACCTTATAGGGCACCAGAGAACCCATTCTGAAGAAGAAACTTATAAATGCCTTGAGTGTGGGAAAAGCTTTTGTCATGGATCAAGTCTTAAAAGACATCTGAAAACTCATTCGGGTGAAAAACCTCATAGATGTCCTAATTGTGGAAAAAGTTTTAGTAGACTGACAGCTCTTACTTTGCACCAGAGAACTCACACTGAAGAGAGACCTTTTAAATGTAATTATTGTGGGAAAAGCTTTAGACAGAGACCAAGCCTCGTTATTCATTTAAGAATTCATACAGGGGAGAAGCCATACAAGTGTAGTCATTGTTCTAAAAGCTTCAGACAGAGAGCAGGCCTTATTATGCACCAAGTCACTCACTTTAGAGGACTTCTTTAAGAATTGTTAAAGGAAACAGATCCTACAGAAATTGACAGTAActcaaaaaaaaatcctaaccTGCAGCAGCCTGTTTGTCTTGGAAGAATCTTTTTGTTTGAGCTTATaagaacagcttttttttttttttttttttactattttaaaaacccATCTTCCAAGGCATATGAATTCTAGAGTATTCATACTCTTGCAACTTTCCTAAATTTGATTTATTCTGTCTCtacaattcttatttttttattacaatGAAAAATTTTGGTCCCAAGCCAATTGTATCATAGATGTAAGCATAAAGTATATAACAATCCTTTGATGACAATCCTTTTCAGGGTAGAGTCAATATAATGGATAATCATGCCTATCTGACATATCTTTTATAACAGCACCATAAGTATTCTACTGTCATTATTATAGGTGATTATGTTCGTTCAAAGCTTTATATGTGTCCCAAGTGGCAAAGAAAGGAGGCAgtgtattttgtcaaataataaatgtgtcaGGAACACATGGATGAAGAGGATTTCATTTGCCTAGTAAGAACTGGGTTAATACCATTGACATTTTTTATGTTTAAGGAAATTAGGATTTTAACCTTTACTTTTGAATTTTGCCAAGTTTGCTAGTCTGCATAGTTGGCAGTCTGAGGTGATGCTGTTTAGTTGATGATTTATTTTGTTCACAGAATAAGTAAGCTGGATGTGGAAGAATCCATTTGACAGTTGAAGTCATACAAGTAGAATCTAATTTAATTTAGATTTACTGAGGAACCAGTGGTCCGTTGCTTTTTACTCTCCTTTGGTATTCAACTATATGTCTCTcagaactttttaaattttacccaTTCTAATTCCATGTCTCCCTAAGTGTGTGTCATAAAACATTTAGTTCTACAAGATATTCTGCAAATAAGTTTGGGAATCCCTTCCTGCTATTTCCCCTCTCTAAATTCACAGTGCACATCAGCACATGAGAGTTTCTGAGAGATCCTCCCGGAGAGGGGGAAAAAGTACCTCTTTTGGCCCAATGTTTTGCAAGCCTGTTTgactccagaacttttttcttgTACACCTAGTAATAACCCACAGAAGTAGTATTCTGCAAATACTTCTTGGCACACACTGCCTTTAACAAATATTCCTATAGCTATCAGTATAATCTTCTTGCTCCCAAGCCTAGTTATCTCCAGTTGTTTCAAGggtattatgaaaaatttttatacatatacattttttatgtaatatatacacacacacattcacatatgcATTCACACATCATTTTAAGGAGGTGAGGGTCACTAATTCAGATAATTTATAAGTTactcagtgattctcaacctgtTTGAATTTTActtataatcacacacacattgCTGCGTATGTAAATGTTCTCATATAATCATGCTAATGACTCAAATTCCTGTTAGCAAGGAAAGAACTCTCTTTGTCAGTTAAAGCTGATAatacatgaaaatattaattcatcCTAGTTCCTTGTTATAAAATACAATAGGATATTCAAGTATTTTCCCTTTGTGAGGATACCAGTCATCCTTTCCTTAAACT is a window encoding:
- the ZNF449 gene encoding zinc finger protein 449 isoform X2, yielding MAVALGCAIQASLNQGSVFQEYDTDCEVFRQRFRQFQYKEAAGPHEAFNKLWELCCQWLKPKMRSKEQILELLVLEQFLTILPTEIETWVREHCPENRERVVSLIEDLQRELEIPEQQIDRQEMLLEELAPVGTAHMPPDIHLESPPLQVMGPAPEAPVAEAWIPQPGPQELSYGAAGECQPFLDPGFEIGIENEEDTSKQKKLEDMYPFCVTLEGNALHGPILQKDYVQLENQWENPPEDLQTDLTKLVDHQNPSAGEKPESSNLEEPLNPRPHKKKSPGDKPHRCSQCGKCFARKSQLTGHQRIHSGEEPHKCPECGKRFLRSSDLYRHQRLHTGERPYECTVCKKRFTRRSHLIGHQRTHSEEETYKCLECGKSFCHGSSLKRHLKTHSGEKPHRCPNCGKSFSRLTALTLHQRTHTEERPFKCNYCGKSFRQRPSLVIHLRIHTGEKPYKCSHCSKSFRQRAGLIMHQVTHFRGLL
- the ZNF449 gene encoding zinc finger protein 449 isoform X1, whose amino-acid sequence is MAVALGCAIQASLNQGSVFQEYDTDCEVFRQRFRQFQYKEAAGPHEAFNKLWELCCQWLKPKMRSKEQILELLVLEQFLTILPTEIETWVREHCPENRERVVSLIEDLQRELEIPEQQIDRQEMLLEELAPVGTAHMPPDIHLESPPLQVMGPAPEAPVAEAWIPQPGPQELSYGAAGECQPFLDPGYPIPKLDMSFPLEHREEAWVKELQDSKEIKQLLDSKIGFEIGIENEEDTSKQKKLEDMYPFCVTLEGNALHGPILQKDYVQLENQWENPPEDLQTDLTKLVDHQNPSAGEKPESSNLEEPLNPRPHKKKSPGDKPHRCSQCGKCFARKSQLTGHQRIHSGEEPHKCPECGKRFLRSSDLYRHQRLHTGERPYECTVCKKRFTRRSHLIGHQRTHSEEETYKCLECGKSFCHGSSLKRHLKTHSGEKPHRCPNCGKSFSRLTALTLHQRTHTEERPFKCNYCGKSFRQRPSLVIHLRIHTGEKPYKCSHCSKSFRQRAGLIMHQVTHFRGLL